Proteins from one Erysipelothrix larvae genomic window:
- a CDS encoding MarR family winged helix-turn-helix transcriptional regulator, giving the protein MNTDLKALIVLFKAHQSVLNKVKQTLENSSLNLNEFMVLEALNTKGSLTTHELGSTCLIPNSSLTYVLDILAQKNLIHRRKKETDRRIQTLELTPQGSHQFNVIYKEHYDQMRTLFDILEVHEEQALIDSLKKLGKKAQEDIS; this is encoded by the coding sequence ATGAACACTGATTTAAAAGCATTGATTGTACTTTTCAAGGCCCATCAAAGTGTCTTGAACAAAGTTAAACAAACCCTAGAGAATTCCTCTTTGAACCTTAATGAATTTATGGTCCTTGAAGCACTCAATACAAAGGGTTCCTTAACAACACATGAACTCGGAAGCACTTGTCTGATTCCAAACAGTTCACTGACCTACGTTCTTGATATCCTGGCACAAAAAAATCTAATCCACCGTAGGAAAAAAGAAACAGATCGTCGCATCCAAACCCTTGAGCTTACACCTCAAGGAAGCCATCAATTCAATGTAATATACAAAGAACACTACGACCAAATGCGGACACTTTTCGATATATTAGAAGTACACGAAGAACAAGCATTAATCGATAGTTTAAAGAAACTTGGAAAAAAAGCACAGGAGGATATCTCATGA
- a CDS encoding alpha,alpha-phosphotrehalase: protein MLNRFVYQIYPKSFKDTNDDGIGDIKGIIEKLDYLQDLGINMIWTTPVFVSPQNDNGYDVADYRNIDPLFGTMDDVDVLIEEASKRGIDIMFDFVLNHTSTAHEWFQKALKGDKKYMDYYFFKEKPTNWQSKFGGSAWKYVESLDLYYLHLFDPTQADLNWENPEVFEELCGVVNFSLEKGITGLRFDVINLVSKPDVFEDDDVWDGRRFYTDGPRVHEHLHALNTHTFGTYEDILTVGELSSTTIDHAVKYADPTRHELGTVFGFHHLKVDYKNNRKWELKDPDFVQFKTLLAEWQLEMQAHNAYMALFLNNHDQPRANSRFGDDLNYPFESATLYSTLMFLMRGIPYIYQGEEIGLPNAYFNTIDDYRDIESLNMYRELIQTQDEKTVLDILNKRSRDNGRTPMPWNHDQFYGFSTQNPWLGFTKHPQLKTVEDNLKDPASVYHYMKRLIALRKSSQILKEGSIHFSELNHPTRFIYSRMLSDETIDVVGNMSNTTDTLDFDATDASIILSNTGRTELSNTLVLQPFEVLVVHKKNVAL, encoded by the coding sequence ATGCTTAATCGCTTCGTATATCAAATCTATCCAAAATCATTTAAGGATACCAATGATGATGGAATCGGTGATATCAAAGGGATTATTGAAAAACTGGATTACCTCCAAGATTTAGGCATTAATATGATTTGGACGACACCAGTCTTTGTGTCGCCTCAAAATGATAATGGGTATGATGTTGCAGACTATCGCAACATCGACCCACTCTTTGGAACCATGGATGATGTTGATGTGTTAATTGAAGAAGCATCAAAACGTGGCATTGATATTATGTTTGACTTTGTACTGAATCATACCTCAACAGCACATGAATGGTTTCAAAAAGCACTCAAAGGTGATAAAAAGTACATGGATTACTATTTCTTTAAAGAAAAGCCAACCAACTGGCAATCAAAATTTGGTGGAAGTGCATGGAAGTATGTAGAATCGCTCGATTTGTATTATCTTCACCTTTTTGACCCAACTCAGGCAGACTTAAACTGGGAAAACCCCGAGGTCTTTGAGGAGTTATGTGGGGTTGTGAACTTCTCGCTAGAAAAAGGGATCACAGGTTTACGCTTTGATGTCATCAATCTTGTATCCAAACCCGACGTATTCGAAGATGATGATGTTTGGGATGGCCGCCGTTTTTATACGGATGGACCGCGAGTACACGAACACCTTCATGCCCTCAATACACATACATTTGGAACGTATGAAGACATCTTAACTGTAGGCGAACTTTCATCAACTACCATTGATCATGCGGTGAAATATGCAGATCCAACACGCCATGAATTGGGAACTGTGTTTGGCTTTCACCACTTAAAAGTGGATTACAAAAATAACCGGAAGTGGGAACTCAAAGACCCTGATTTTGTACAGTTTAAAACCTTATTGGCTGAATGGCAACTTGAAATGCAAGCACACAATGCTTACATGGCACTGTTTTTAAACAATCATGACCAGCCACGTGCAAATTCACGTTTTGGTGATGATCTCAATTATCCATTTGAATCCGCAACCCTGTACTCAACGCTCATGTTTTTAATGCGTGGGATTCCTTATATTTATCAAGGTGAAGAAATTGGGCTTCCAAACGCCTATTTCAACACGATTGATGATTATCGTGATATCGAATCACTCAATATGTACCGCGAGTTGATTCAAACACAGGATGAAAAGACTGTGCTTGATATTCTCAACAAACGATCCAGAGACAACGGACGCACACCAATGCCTTGGAATCATGATCAGTTCTATGGTTTCTCAACACAAAACCCTTGGCTTGGTTTCACTAAACATCCTCAACTGAAAACAGTTGAAGATAACTTAAAGGATCCTGCGTCAGTTTATCATTATATGAAGCGTTTAATTGCACTTCGTAAAAGCTCGCAAATACTCAAGGAAGGATCGATTCATTTCAGTGAATTGAATCACCCAACGCGCTTTATCTATTCTCGAATGCTAAGTGATGAAACAATCGATGTCGTCGGTAATATGTCAAACACCACCGACACACTCGATTTTGATGCAACAGATGCATCAATCATCCTCTCAAACACTGGGCGAACAGAACTTTCAAATACGCTTGTATTGCAGCCCTTTGAAGTTCTGGTTGTGCATAAAAAAAATGTGGCTCTATAA
- the treP gene encoding PTS system trehalose-specific EIIBC component, translated as MGKYTNDATKLLEYLGGKDNISAVTHCVTRLRFVLKDPKQTNIESIEALTSVKGTFTQAGQYQVIIGNDVGNFYNDFVAISGVEGTSKDSVKEIAKGNQNALQRLMSNLAEIFSPLIPAIIVGGLILGFRNILEGVQIQALGQKIIDGVLQTTQNGAPIYNTIVDVSQFWSGVNHFLWLIGEAIFHFLPVGITWSITRKMGTTQILGIVLGITLVSPQLLNAYAVAGTAAADIPHWDFGFATVNMIGYQAQVIPAMLAGFTLVYLERFFKKIIPDAISMVFVPLFALVPTVLVAHLILGPIGWVIGDWISTVVYTGLTSQFRTVFAGLFGFFYAPLVITGLHHMTNAIDLQLVSDFGGTLLWPMIAFSNIAQGSAVLGIWWLHRGDKEEEQVSLPAMISCYLGVTEPAMFGINLKYNYPFFAAMIGSGLAGMVSVGFELMANSIGVGGIPGFLSFNFNRWPLFFIIAIVFCIVIPFTLTVLYGKRKEANA; from the coding sequence ATGGGGAAATATACAAATGATGCGACCAAGCTGCTTGAGTATCTTGGTGGTAAGGATAATATATCCGCTGTGACACACTGTGTTACACGTTTACGGTTTGTATTGAAAGATCCAAAACAAACCAACATTGAATCAATTGAAGCACTGACTTCTGTAAAGGGGACATTTACGCAAGCAGGTCAGTATCAAGTGATTATTGGTAATGACGTTGGCAACTTCTACAATGACTTCGTCGCGATCTCTGGTGTTGAAGGCACTTCAAAAGATAGCGTGAAAGAAATTGCGAAGGGAAATCAAAATGCACTGCAACGTTTAATGAGTAATCTTGCAGAAATCTTTTCACCATTAATCCCAGCAATCATTGTTGGGGGGTTAATTCTTGGGTTTAGAAACATCCTTGAAGGGGTTCAAATTCAAGCGCTTGGACAAAAAATAATAGATGGTGTACTCCAGACAACACAAAATGGCGCACCAATCTATAACACAATTGTAGATGTGAGCCAATTCTGGAGTGGGGTTAACCATTTCTTATGGCTGATCGGGGAAGCGATTTTCCACTTCCTCCCTGTTGGAATTACATGGTCGATTACACGTAAAATGGGTACAACTCAAATTCTTGGGATTGTATTAGGGATTACGCTTGTTTCACCACAACTTCTTAATGCATACGCCGTTGCAGGAACTGCTGCAGCTGACATCCCACATTGGGACTTTGGGTTCGCAACCGTTAACATGATTGGGTATCAAGCCCAAGTAATACCAGCGATGCTTGCAGGATTTACACTAGTTTATCTTGAACGATTCTTCAAGAAGATCATCCCAGATGCAATCTCAATGGTCTTTGTACCTTTATTTGCACTCGTACCGACTGTTCTTGTAGCACACCTCATCTTAGGACCGATTGGATGGGTAATTGGGGACTGGATTTCTACTGTTGTTTATACAGGACTGACATCACAATTTAGAACTGTATTCGCTGGACTCTTTGGTTTCTTCTATGCACCACTTGTCATCACAGGACTTCACCACATGACCAATGCCATCGACTTACAACTTGTATCTGACTTTGGTGGTACCTTATTATGGCCAATGATTGCTTTCAGTAATATTGCACAAGGGAGTGCTGTACTTGGTATCTGGTGGCTACACCGCGGTGATAAGGAAGAAGAACAAGTTTCACTTCCTGCTATGATTTCATGTTACTTAGGTGTCACAGAACCTGCGATGTTTGGGATTAACTTAAAATACAACTATCCATTCTTTGCAGCAATGATTGGTTCAGGTCTAGCAGGTATGGTATCAGTAGGCTTCGAACTGATGGCAAACTCAATTGGTGTTGGTGGTATCCCAGGATTCTTATCCTTCAACTTTAACCGCTGGCCACTCTTCTTTATCATTGCGATTGTCTTCTGTATCGTCATTCCATTCACACTCACTGTGCTTTATGGAAAACGTAAGGAAGCCAATGCTTAA
- a CDS encoding alpha/beta hydrolase, with amino-acid sequence MIHVFERGTNDTLIVSLHGTGGHATQLFDVSRMLDPNASLLGLQGDVTENGMTRFFERYSDGTFDTKSLAKATQVVYDTIQDCINKENLKDKSLILLGYSNGANLLQSMLKTYALDVDALILFHPSTTLKELPFIPQKFPVFASFGHNDFYIDEHGFNAILDQMNAASLKVSVFTSETGHQLTQNEVEKARDFIQEHI; translated from the coding sequence ATGATTCATGTATTTGAACGGGGCACCAATGATACACTCATCGTATCATTGCATGGAACCGGTGGCCACGCAACACAACTTTTCGATGTATCACGAATGCTTGATCCAAATGCGAGTTTACTTGGGCTTCAAGGTGATGTAACTGAGAACGGCATGACCCGATTTTTTGAACGCTATAGCGATGGGACCTTTGATACAAAGAGTCTTGCGAAAGCAACACAGGTCGTTTACGATACGATTCAAGATTGTATCAACAAAGAAAATCTCAAGGATAAGTCACTGATTCTCTTAGGATATTCAAATGGAGCAAACCTGCTTCAAAGTATGTTGAAAACCTATGCCCTTGATGTTGATGCACTCATCCTTTTTCACCCATCCACGACCCTTAAAGAACTGCCATTTATCCCTCAAAAATTCCCTGTTTTCGCATCGTTTGGTCACAATGACTTTTACATCGATGAACACGGATTTAATGCAATTCTTGACCAAATGAACGCAGCATCCCTCAAAGTATCGGTTTTTACCAGTGAAACCGGTCATCAATTAACGCAAAATGAAGTTGAGAAAGCGCGTGACTTCATCCAAGAGCATATTTAA
- a CDS encoding HdeD family acid-resistance protein codes for MNIKKIVKNICITRIIFGALLVVLGVYSLMNPSTVISTLGFAFALYALISGIIDIAMYFVFDSKFGYAPSLSMIGGIISIVAGVIMFMNPTSTAFMISLLFPIWFMSTCISKITQLPLIRHYSGTASYWFSLIVSALGIVLSIYLLFNPLTSLLYTVSFVAVYLLFYGFEVFIEGILGLNRSKEIL; via the coding sequence ATGAACATCAAGAAGATTGTTAAGAACATTTGTATTACACGGATTATATTTGGAGCACTACTGGTGGTATTGGGGGTATATTCACTGATGAATCCTTCAACTGTCATCAGCACCTTAGGCTTTGCCTTTGCGCTTTATGCCCTTATTTCGGGTATCATTGATATCGCAATGTACTTTGTATTTGATTCCAAATTCGGTTATGCACCATCACTCAGTATGATTGGTGGTATTATAAGTATTGTTGCTGGGGTGATTATGTTTATGAATCCAACATCCACAGCATTCATGATTAGCCTACTTTTCCCAATTTGGTTTATGTCAACCTGTATTTCTAAGATCACACAGCTCCCACTGATTCGTCATTACAGTGGCACTGCAAGTTACTGGTTCTCACTCATCGTATCAGCGCTAGGAATTGTACTATCAATTTACCTACTCTTCAACCCACTTACTTCACTACTCTATACCGTGAGTTTTGTAGCGGTTTACTTGTTATTCTATGGATTCGAAGTATTCATTGAAGGAATCTTAGGTCTCAATCGTTCAAAAGAAATTCTTTAA
- a CDS encoding VOC family protein — translation MSNLKPLIGIHHVTAITSSAEKIYDFYTHILSMRLVKKNVNQDDLTSYHLYFADDRGRPGTDMTFFDFKGIHQHRVGTNDISKTSFRVPSHAALEYWVKRFDHYSITHSPIKRIFGRHYMTFEDFDNQHYALFSDEHVPGVASGEPWHKGPVPDEYAITGLGPVFLTVDQFEYTDIVLTRILNMRHVHQDGALHLYEMGKGGNGASLIIKVDETSDFAQQGYGGVHHVAFRVEDKNHLEQWESKLDQLNLPHSGFVERFYFGSVYVRLIPNILFEFATDGPGFIDDQEDYEILGETLTLPPHLRQYEASINENLHHFDTVRSNKVFIKETFDEH, via the coding sequence ATGAGCAATCTTAAACCACTTATTGGCATACACCACGTTACCGCAATCACCAGCAGTGCAGAGAAAATCTACGACTTTTACACTCACATTCTCTCGATGCGTTTGGTAAAGAAAAACGTGAATCAAGACGACTTAACGTCCTATCATTTATATTTCGCGGATGATAGAGGAAGACCCGGGACAGATATGACATTCTTTGATTTTAAAGGAATCCACCAACATCGAGTTGGGACCAACGATATCTCAAAAACAAGTTTCAGGGTACCAAGCCATGCAGCACTTGAGTACTGGGTTAAACGGTTTGATCATTATTCAATTACACACTCACCCATCAAACGTATTTTCGGACGTCATTATATGACATTTGAAGATTTTGACAATCAACATTATGCACTGTTCTCTGATGAACATGTACCCGGTGTTGCTTCTGGAGAGCCATGGCATAAAGGGCCCGTTCCTGACGAATATGCGATTACGGGTTTAGGTCCAGTCTTCTTAACTGTTGATCAATTTGAGTACACAGATATCGTCTTAACACGGATCTTAAACATGCGCCATGTACATCAAGACGGTGCTTTACACCTTTATGAAATGGGCAAGGGTGGGAATGGTGCTTCTCTTATTATTAAGGTTGATGAAACTTCAGACTTCGCCCAACAAGGGTATGGGGGTGTACACCATGTAGCATTTCGTGTTGAAGACAAAAACCATCTTGAACAATGGGAATCCAAGCTTGATCAACTCAACTTACCACACTCTGGTTTTGTAGAACGTTTCTACTTTGGCTCTGTTTACGTAAGACTCATTCCAAATATTCTTTTTGAATTCGCAACAGATGGTCCAGGTTTTATTGATGACCAAGAAGACTATGAAATCTTGGGTGAAACCTTAACCCTTCCGCCTCATCTTCGACAATATGAAGCATCCATAAATGAAAACCTTCATCACTTTGACACGGTCAGAAGCAACAAAGTATTTATAAAGGAGACCTTTGATGAACACTGA
- a CDS encoding nucleoside phosphorylase: protein MLLYEFDADPSAVINPSDLVQPIEGFPEIMVSCFAKETFDRLKEEHTTEIIESIDFANLKNPVYKITLEGVDIGLVNAYVGAAGCVSMFDYLIACGMKKLIIFGTCGVLDKHIEDASIIVPTDALRDEGASFHYAPPSEEIEVNVGYFDSLIEYLNTHNVSHTIGKVWTTDAFYRETRNKMQRRKDAGCICVDMECSALAALAQFRGIDIVHFFYSADNLDTECWDIRSLENNEKLDEKHKIGELALGFAVHIANDD, encoded by the coding sequence ATGTTATTATATGAGTTTGATGCGGATCCATCAGCGGTGATTAATCCTTCTGATTTAGTACAGCCGATTGAGGGGTTCCCTGAAATTATGGTATCATGCTTTGCGAAAGAAACCTTTGATCGACTCAAAGAAGAACATACCACTGAAATCATTGAGTCCATTGATTTTGCGAATTTAAAAAATCCAGTCTATAAGATTACCCTTGAAGGCGTTGATATTGGACTTGTGAACGCCTATGTCGGTGCTGCAGGGTGTGTGAGTATGTTTGATTATTTGATTGCCTGTGGGATGAAAAAGCTTATTATCTTCGGAACCTGCGGTGTACTTGATAAGCATATTGAAGATGCTTCAATTATCGTTCCAACCGATGCACTTCGCGATGAAGGTGCAAGTTTTCATTATGCACCACCTAGTGAAGAAATAGAAGTGAATGTTGGATATTTCGATTCATTGATTGAATACCTAAATACACACAACGTGAGCCATACGATAGGGAAAGTATGGACGACGGATGCTTTTTATCGTGAAACACGAAATAAGATGCAACGTCGCAAGGACGCAGGTTGTATCTGTGTGGATATGGAATGTTCAGCACTCGCAGCATTGGCTCAATTTAGAGGCATTGATATCGTACACTTTTTCTATTCTGCAGATAATTTGGATACTGAGTGCTGGGATATTCGAAGTTTAGAAAACAATGAGAAATTGGATGAAAAACACAAAATTGGCGAATTAGCACTTGGTTTTGCAGTGCACATCGCCAATGATGATTAA
- a CDS encoding PRD domain-containing protein — MSQIIYRVKKVLNNNVVLATHGFNEVIVVGLGIGFDARPMKAVPHHKIEKVFELQREDLVKTTQLAMEIPEADFLNLYRLISATVEETGLALDPHAYITIVDHIYFALQRIKSGQDIRNMMLFDLKILYDDAYQFSANLLRRINETFHVTLPEDEIGFLTMHVVNGSNSDINNQTSRMTDAIFDCLNVVRDYYLIPLKLDQLQTQRIMIHIKMLLIRVLGSNQVDDSEKVLYNVFDEFESAYTCAKQIQKLVEHRFDVKINTQELVYLTIHLNRLEHSR, encoded by the coding sequence ATGTCACAAATCATTTATCGTGTTAAAAAAGTACTCAATAATAATGTAGTTCTCGCAACGCATGGCTTCAATGAAGTCATTGTTGTTGGATTGGGAATTGGTTTTGACGCGCGTCCGATGAAAGCAGTCCCTCATCATAAAATAGAGAAAGTATTTGAATTACAACGTGAAGACCTTGTAAAGACAACACAACTCGCAATGGAAATCCCTGAAGCTGACTTTCTCAATCTCTATCGTCTTATCAGCGCAACTGTAGAAGAAACTGGATTAGCACTTGACCCCCATGCATACATCACCATTGTCGACCACATTTATTTTGCACTCCAACGGATTAAAAGTGGGCAAGACATTCGAAATATGATGCTCTTCGATTTAAAAATTCTCTATGATGATGCCTATCAATTCAGTGCGAATCTCTTACGACGCATCAATGAAACATTCCATGTAACCTTACCTGAAGATGAAATTGGATTTCTAACAATGCACGTTGTGAATGGTTCAAACAGTGATATAAATAACCAAACTTCACGGATGACGGATGCAATTTTTGATTGTTTAAACGTTGTCAGAGACTATTATTTAATTCCATTAAAGCTTGATCAGCTCCAAACACAACGAATTATGATCCATATTAAAATGCTTCTGATTCGTGTTCTTGGAAGTAACCAAGTTGACGATTCTGAAAAAGTCCTATATAATGTGTTTGACGAGTTTGAAAGTGCATACACATGCGCGAAACAAATTCAGAAACTCGTAGAACATCGATTTGATGTGAAGATTAATACACAAGAATTAGTATATCTAACGATTCATCTCAACAGACTTGAGCATAGCCGTTGA
- a CDS encoding APC family permease, with product MENQKQKFGLFTTISMIVGVVIGSGIFFKTDDILIATNGNVFLGAMVLIVGAIGIIFGGLSVSNYAKKTSEAGGLITYIELAWGKTMGYLAGWFQAVFYFPAIIAILAWVAAIYTGHLFGITNPFDIRLWIISICVVVAIYGLNIINTIAAGKFQNITLVIKVAALLLLSTLGFIFGDMSNMASGPSINEALTTGFFTGLVATAFSYDGWFVAPAIAHEIKNPKKNLRKALVIAPLIILAVYLFYFLGITAFLGPQNVIDLGDQSVGVLAESMFGPFGGKLVYIAVIISILGTVNGLVLGYIRLPYSLSLRGSFPKSEQFVHVNKKYDIPMKSAFLSLVLCLVWLSFHALSVFGIELGPLHFRGLQIDALPIVLTYFFYIALFVRLIIDEIKTKELGISHGFIYPILACIGSLLIIYGGVTQEGAPIYFVISFIGIYAGYLFMKR from the coding sequence GTGGAAAATCAGAAGCAGAAGTTTGGCCTGTTTACAACAATCTCAATGATCGTTGGGGTTGTTATTGGATCGGGTATCTTCTTTAAAACAGACGACATACTCATCGCCACCAATGGCAATGTTTTCTTGGGTGCGATGGTTCTTATCGTAGGTGCTATCGGGATCATATTTGGGGGGTTAAGTGTGTCAAACTACGCTAAGAAAACAAGCGAAGCCGGGGGACTCATCACATATATTGAACTTGCTTGGGGGAAAACAATGGGGTATCTTGCTGGATGGTTTCAAGCGGTGTTTTATTTCCCTGCAATTATCGCGATTCTTGCTTGGGTAGCTGCGATTTATACCGGTCACCTCTTTGGAATTACAAACCCCTTTGATATCAGATTATGGATCATCTCGATCTGTGTTGTCGTTGCAATTTATGGCCTAAACATCATAAATACAATTGCAGCAGGTAAATTTCAAAATATAACCCTCGTCATTAAAGTAGCTGCATTGCTCTTACTATCGACCCTCGGGTTTATTTTTGGTGACATGAGCAATATGGCAAGTGGTCCTTCAATCAATGAAGCACTGACTACAGGATTTTTCACAGGTCTTGTCGCAACTGCCTTCTCCTATGATGGATGGTTTGTAGCACCTGCAATTGCCCACGAAATCAAAAATCCTAAAAAGAACTTACGCAAAGCCTTGGTAATCGCACCCCTCATTATTCTTGCAGTGTATCTCTTTTACTTTTTAGGGATCACCGCCTTTTTAGGCCCACAAAATGTGATTGATCTTGGAGATCAATCTGTAGGTGTTTTAGCGGAGTCAATGTTTGGTCCATTTGGAGGAAAACTTGTGTATATCGCAGTCATCATCTCAATACTTGGAACCGTTAACGGACTTGTATTAGGATACATTCGACTTCCTTACTCGCTCTCACTGCGCGGTTCTTTCCCAAAATCTGAGCAATTCGTCCATGTAAATAAGAAATATGATATTCCGATGAAGTCAGCATTCTTATCCTTAGTCTTATGTTTAGTTTGGCTGTCATTTCACGCACTGAGTGTCTTTGGTATTGAACTGGGTCCGTTACATTTCAGAGGTCTACAAATCGATGCCTTACCGATTGTCCTTACTTACTTCTTTTACATCGCATTATTTGTCCGTCTCATTATTGATGAAATTAAAACCAAAGAACTTGGAATCAGTCATGGGTTTATTTACCCAATTCTAGCATGTATTGGTTCATTATTAATAATTTATGGTGGGGTTACCCAAGAAGGTGCGCCTATTTACTTCGTGATTTCATTCATTGGAATCTACGCTGGCTACCTGTTTATGAAACGATAA
- a CDS encoding VOC family protein, with translation MVKTYGIHHVSSVVGHAQKDIDFNAGVLGTRLVKKTLNFDHKENYHLYYGNHDGSSGLITTFPQVDTTQGRVGTGQVGFVTYGVRPDSFTFWKHRFKHFHIPHYEYTRFGSRRLAFEDPTGLELELIETKSGPDNRWSFNGVAPPNNLIGIHSATLFSRFPLLTESLLVDCLGYEKIDEDDEISRYKIHDDLGGLLEIKKKLGNAGTSGVGVVHHIAFKILEEDLEDWVKILQEKGYRPTEIKDRKYFKSIYFREKGGILIELATMGPGVLVDESLETLGTTFKIPPQFEHSFDLASVSLMPLEVKSIDALGNYGYRNRHEYELLQTKQTLRSKIQTLLSIQRKRTLTPDEQRQLNHYKQTVINLSKGDQS, from the coding sequence ATGGTAAAAACATATGGCATTCACCATGTCTCATCAGTTGTGGGACATGCTCAAAAAGATATCGACTTTAACGCAGGCGTATTAGGAACACGTCTTGTAAAGAAAACCCTAAACTTTGATCACAAAGAAAACTATCATCTGTATTATGGTAATCACGATGGTTCCTCAGGTCTTATCACAACGTTCCCACAAGTAGACACGACACAAGGACGCGTTGGAACGGGGCAAGTGGGTTTTGTAACCTATGGCGTAAGACCCGATTCATTTACCTTTTGGAAGCATCGTTTCAAACACTTTCACATACCGCATTATGAATATACACGCTTTGGTTCGCGTCGTTTAGCCTTCGAAGATCCTACAGGTCTTGAACTTGAACTCATTGAAACAAAGAGCGGACCCGATAACAGGTGGTCATTCAACGGTGTTGCACCACCCAACAATCTCATCGGAATTCACAGCGCAACACTCTTCTCACGCTTTCCACTCCTCACAGAATCATTGCTTGTTGATTGCTTAGGATATGAAAAAATCGATGAAGACGATGAAATAAGTCGCTATAAAATTCACGATGATTTGGGTGGACTTCTTGAAATTAAAAAGAAATTAGGCAATGCGGGGACTTCTGGAGTTGGCGTTGTACACCATATTGCTTTCAAAATCCTTGAAGAAGATCTCGAAGACTGGGTCAAAATACTCCAAGAAAAAGGGTACAGACCCACTGAAATCAAAGATCGAAAATACTTCAAGTCAATTTACTTTAGGGAAAAAGGTGGTATCTTAATTGAACTTGCGACAATGGGACCTGGCGTTCTTGTGGACGAATCACTTGAAACACTGGGTACAACCTTTAAAATTCCACCGCAATTTGAACATTCATTTGACCTTGCTTCTGTTTCACTGATGCCTCTTGAAGTTAAATCCATCGATGCTTTAGGCAATTATGGCTATCGAAATCGGCATGAATATGAATTACTTCAAACCAAACAGACCCTCAGGTCAAAAATCCAAACGCTCCTATCAATACAACGCAAGCGTACGTTAACACCTGATGAGCAAAGACAATTAAACCACTACAAACAAACGGTTATAAATCTATCAAAAGGAGATCAATCATGA
- a CDS encoding TetR/AcrR family transcriptional regulator C-terminal domain-containing protein produces MTHKKEPKSKFRLRNALNELMEKQHFTQISVNDICAQAYVGRSTFYEHFQDKYDLLMYSLNTFYEELSSHLENETDVRRIELVLEAIKLQSQFLKRLLRSDLNHEVNQIIRKVWNDKIESRVQEGSHLDEFSIRFAAGGVVFMILRWIETDCDEPVEDFAKALNDIFKRLEH; encoded by the coding sequence ATGACACACAAAAAAGAACCGAAATCAAAATTTCGATTAAGAAATGCGTTAAATGAACTCATGGAGAAACAGCATTTTACACAGATCAGTGTCAATGACATTTGTGCTCAAGCATATGTCGGAAGGTCAACATTTTACGAACACTTCCAAGATAAGTACGACTTATTGATGTACTCATTGAATACCTTTTATGAAGAATTAAGCAGTCATCTTGAGAATGAGACTGATGTAAGACGCATTGAACTTGTCCTTGAAGCGATAAAACTCCAATCACAGTTTTTGAAGCGCCTTTTAAGGTCAGATTTAAACCATGAAGTGAATCAAATCATTCGGAAGGTATGGAACGACAAGATTGAGAGTCGGGTTCAAGAAGGCTCTCATCTTGATGAGTTTTCCATTCGATTTGCAGCGGGTGGGGTTGTGTTCATGATTCTACGTTGGATTGAAACAGACTGTGATGAACCGGTTGAAGACTTTGCGAAAGCATTGAATGATATCTTTAAACGCCTCGAACACTAA